A region from the Desulfobaccales bacterium genome encodes:
- a CDS encoding ATP-binding protein — protein sequence QRIAKISHDLLQSSAKKPSLLVGGDLRRVIEAGLQMTELRRKEDHVQVEYYPPLEVIPVKMERDRLVKVMVNLILNACDAMTGNQVKRLIITVYHPEDSSKGHSIILTVADNGHGILAGELDKIFEPFFTRKDPGKGTGLGLSVSKGIIREHGGTIHAENNDMGGGSLIVELPLYHP from the coding sequence CAAAGGATCGCCAAGATCAGCCATGATTTGCTTCAATCCTCCGCCAAAAAGCCAAGTCTGCTTGTCGGCGGCGACCTCCGCCGTGTCATCGAAGCGGGTCTGCAAATGACGGAGCTCAGGAGAAAAGAGGATCATGTCCAGGTCGAGTACTATCCCCCGTTGGAGGTCATCCCTGTAAAAATGGAAAGAGACAGATTGGTGAAGGTGATGGTCAATCTTATCCTCAACGCCTGCGACGCGATGACGGGCAACCAGGTAAAACGACTGATCATTACCGTTTATCATCCGGAGGATTCCTCGAAAGGTCATTCTATTATTTTGACAGTCGCCGACAACGGTCATGGTATCCTTGCGGGAGAATTGGACAAGATTTTTGAGCCGTTCTTTACCAGGAAAGATCCCGGAAAAGGCACGGGATTGGGTTTGTCCGTCTCTAAAGGCATCATCCGGGAACATGGCGGAACGATTCATGCGGAAAACAATGACATGGGGGGGGGATCCTTAATCGTTGAATTGCCCCTTTACCATCCATGA